Proteins encoded together in one Cicer arietinum cultivar CDC Frontier isolate Library 1 chromosome 4, Cicar.CDCFrontier_v2.0, whole genome shotgun sequence window:
- the LOC101506315 gene encoding abscisic acid 8'-hydroxylase CYP707A1-like — MDGTFAYIIVLFLLTLFFTFKFLQKRNRTTPWNQTSAKLPPGSMGWPYIGQTLQLYSQDPNVFFFTKQKRYGEIFKTKILGCPCVMLASPEAARFVLVTQAHLFKPTYPKSKERLIGPCALFFHQGEYHMRLRKLIQRSLSLHSLRNLVPHIQALAISTIKSWTHDGTIINTFKEMKKFSFEVGILTIFGNLESHLREELKKNYWIVDSGYNSFPSQIPGTQYKKALLARKRLGSILKEIISERKEKKLIEKERDLLSCLLNWKGEGEKLSDDEIADNIIGVLFAAQDTTATVMTWVVKYLHDEPKLLECVKAEQKAIHMENDGNLSWNQTRNMPITNKVVLESMRMASVISFPFREAVADVEYKGFLIPKGWKAMPLFRNIHHNPEFFPEPHKFNPSRFEVAPKPNTFMPFGSGVHACPGNELAKLETLIMIHHLVTKFRLEVVGRESGIQYGPFPLPLNGLPVRCWRESSSS, encoded by the exons ATGGATGGAACTTTTGCTTACATCATTGTCCTCTTTCTTCTTAccttattttttacatttaagtTCTTACAAAAACGAAATAGAACAACACCTTGGAACCAAACAAGTGCAAAGCTTCCTCCTGGTTCAATGGGGTGGCCTTACATAGGACAAACCCTTCAACTCTACTCTCAAGACCCAAATGTTTTCTTCTTCACCAAACAAAAAAG gTACGGAGAAATATTCAAGACGAAGATACTTGGATGTCCATGTGTGATGTTGGCAAGTCCTGAAGCTGCACGTTTTGTGTTGGTGACACAAGCTCACTTATTTAAACCAACATATCCAAAAAGCAAAGAACGTTTGATTGGTCCTTGTGCTCTGTTTTTTCACCAAGGTGAGTATCACATGCGTTTGAGGAAGCTAATTCAGAGATCTCTCTCTCTTCATTCACTTCGCAACTTGGTTCCTCATATTCAAGCCTTAGCCATTTCCACCATCAAATCTTGGACTCATGATGGAACCATAATTAACACCTTTAAGGAAATGAAAAAA TTTTCTTTTGAAGTTGGTATTCTCACAATTTTTGGCAATCTAGAGTCACATTTGAGGGAAGagctaaaaaaaaattattggattGTTGATAGTGGTTACAATTCATTTCCATCTCAAATCCCTGGTACTCAATACAAAAAGGCACTATTG GCAAGAAAGAGACTTGGAAGCATTTTGAAGGAAATAATTAGTGAGAGGAAGGAGAAGAAGttaattgaaaaagaaagagaTCTTTTGAGCTGTTTATTGAATTGGAAAGGTGAAGGTGAAAAGTTATCTGATGATGAAATTGCAGATAATATTATTGGTGTACTTTTTGCTGCTCAAGATACCACAGCTACTGTTATGACTTGGGTGGTGAAGTACTTGCATGATGAACCAAAACTTCTGGAGTGTGTAAAG GCTGAGCAAAAGGCAATTCACATGGAAAATGATGGTAACCTAAGTTGGAATCAGACTAGAAATATGCCAATTACCAATAAG GTTGTGTTAGAGAGCATGAGAATGGCAAGTGTCATATCATTTCCTTTTAGAGAAGCAGTAGCTGATGTAGAGTACAAGG GATTCCTAATACCAAAAGGGTGGAAAGCAATGCCTCTGTTCAGAAATATTCATCACAATCCAGAATTTTTTCCTGAGCCTCATAAATTCAACCCTTCAAGATTTGAG GTTGCACCAAAACCAAATACTTTCATGCCATTTGGTAGTGGAGTACATGCATGTCCTGGCAATGAGCTTGCTAAGCTGGAGACACTGATTATGATTCATCATTTGGTCACCAAGTTTAG GTTGGAAGTGGTAGGAAGAGAATCTGGGATTCAATATGGGCCATTCCCATTGCCTTTAAATGGACTCCCAGTAAGGTGTTGGAGAGAATCTAGCAGCAGCTAG
- the LOC101506635 gene encoding sterol carrier protein 2, producing MADSSNLKSDSIMELMKQHIASDAGKDVVQKIGLVYQFQIAPKKIGIDEVIYTVDLKKGEVTKGAYEGGKPDATFSFKDEDFVKIALGKMNPQLAFMRGAMKVKGSLSAAQKFTPDIFPKPSKM from the exons ATGGCTGATTCATCAAACCTAAAATCAGACTCCATTATGGAATTAATGAAACAGCATATCGCCTCCGACGCTGGCAAAGACGTCGTTCAAAAAATTGGACTCGTTTATCAGTTTCAAATTGCTCCTAag AAAATTGGTATCGATGAAGTCATCTACACCGTTGATCTCAAGAAAGGAGAAGTCACCAAag GGGCATATGAAGGTGGAAAGCCCGATGCAACTTTTTCATTTAAAGATGAGGACTTTGTTAAGATTGCATTGGGGAAGATGAATCCACAGCTTGCTTTCATGAG AGGTGCAATGAAGGTTAAAGGAAGTTTGAGTGCTGCTCAGAAATTTACTCCGGATATCTTCCCAAAGCCGTCCAAGATGTGA